From Streptomyces sp. TLI_053, a single genomic window includes:
- a CDS encoding extracellular solute-binding protein has product MEHQTSNIVHDFSLESTMRSPVPTSRPAAFRRALTCAAAALTVLVAGCSSGAGATKSDGSITSDANETLLVWTDPTRQAGFEQFQKAHPDIKMKIETYDGNALLTKMKLFNRTGKGWPDILFDGRTTRIAQWTDPSMDYAQPLDALVPQDVRAQFGSSNDPCTADGKLYCLRNDLAQTVLWYDKTLMDQFGYQVPKTWDEYRTLGERVAKEHPGYIIGSAGSQFSYYDYFWASGCPIQQVTGPKKVHIDLKDPRCTRVAELLDPLVKAGSVTGVGLFDPEMAQLGKQGKVLMLPGASWLGDFLFKPENLFATPNGRIAAAPYPSWQGETTNWSGSVGGGIYVVSRHSKNMKGAAEVVQWMTTSTDYQKTAPTYPAYGPAAKAWAERLAGDKFYAADPFPVMEQQSAKVNPVESPTSYDVEGAFTEVLVPSVRSGAGIAAALDALQTRLVNLAKADGYVVE; this is encoded by the coding sequence ATGGAACATCAGACATCCAACATCGTACATGATTTTTCCCTGGAGTCGACGATGCGCAGCCCTGTTCCCACCTCCCGGCCGGCCGCCTTCAGACGTGCGCTGACCTGCGCCGCAGCCGCCCTCACCGTGCTCGTCGCCGGGTGCTCCAGTGGCGCCGGGGCGACGAAGAGCGACGGCTCGATCACGAGTGATGCCAACGAGACCCTGCTGGTGTGGACCGATCCCACCCGGCAGGCCGGGTTCGAGCAGTTCCAGAAGGCACACCCGGACATCAAGATGAAGATCGAGACCTACGACGGCAATGCCCTGCTGACCAAGATGAAGCTGTTCAACCGCACCGGTAAGGGCTGGCCGGACATCCTGTTCGACGGCCGGACCACCCGGATCGCCCAGTGGACCGACCCCTCCATGGACTACGCGCAGCCGCTCGACGCCCTCGTCCCGCAGGACGTGCGCGCCCAGTTCGGCAGCAGCAACGACCCCTGTACCGCCGACGGCAAGCTCTACTGCCTGCGCAACGACCTCGCCCAGACCGTGCTCTGGTACGACAAGACGCTGATGGACCAGTTCGGCTACCAGGTGCCGAAGACCTGGGACGAGTACCGGACGCTGGGGGAGCGCGTCGCCAAGGAGCATCCCGGCTACATCATCGGCAGCGCCGGCAGCCAGTTCAGCTACTACGACTACTTCTGGGCCAGCGGCTGTCCGATCCAGCAGGTCACCGGGCCGAAGAAGGTCCACATCGACCTCAAGGACCCCCGCTGCACCCGGGTCGCCGAACTGCTCGACCCGCTGGTCAAGGCCGGCTCGGTCACCGGGGTCGGCCTGTTCGACCCGGAGATGGCCCAGCTCGGCAAGCAGGGCAAGGTGCTGATGCTGCCCGGCGCCTCCTGGCTCGGCGACTTCCTGTTCAAGCCGGAGAACCTGTTCGCCACGCCGAACGGCCGGATCGCCGCCGCGCCCTACCCGAGCTGGCAGGGTGAGACCACCAACTGGTCCGGCAGCGTCGGCGGTGGCATCTACGTGGTCTCCCGGCACTCCAAGAACATGAAGGGGGCGGCCGAGGTCGTCCAGTGGATGACCACCAGCACCGACTACCAGAAGACCGCGCCGACCTACCCGGCCTACGGGCCGGCGGCCAAGGCCTGGGCCGAACGGCTGGCGGGCGACAAGTTCTACGCGGCCGACCCGTTCCCGGTGATGGAGCAGCAGAGCGCGAAGGTCAACCCGGTGGAATCCCCGACCAGCTACGACGTCGAGGGTGCCTTCACCGAGGTGCTGGTCCCCAGCGTCCGCTCCGGCGCCGGCATCGCCGCCGCCCTGGACGCGCTGCAGACCCGGCTGGTGAACCTCGCGAAGGCGGACGGCTATGTCGTCGAGTAG
- a CDS encoding GntR family transcriptional regulator, translating into MTATSDSSAAEPVLPRRQVLADDVYDVLKDWLQSGHIEPGSRVKIDTLAARLAISNTPIRQALGRLEADGLVHKQPYRGFVAASLPDRKTIADMYECRLLLEPPTAARAAAAVRSEDLAFLRAHVGADAPPHDSGELDALVRADELLHGRLATMAGNTVVADTLERLFVRSRSFRSFYTREGAVHITRLEHEAVVLAISRGDGPGAAAAMTAHLEAAAERMLGSLA; encoded by the coding sequence ATGACCGCGACGAGTGATTCCTCTGCCGCCGAGCCCGTTCTGCCACGCCGCCAGGTGCTCGCGGACGACGTGTACGACGTACTCAAGGACTGGCTGCAGAGCGGTCACATCGAGCCGGGGAGCCGGGTGAAGATCGACACCCTGGCCGCCCGGCTGGCCATATCGAACACGCCGATCCGCCAGGCGCTGGGCCGGCTGGAGGCAGACGGGCTGGTGCACAAACAGCCCTACCGGGGCTTCGTGGCCGCCAGCCTCCCGGACCGGAAGACCATCGCCGACATGTACGAGTGCCGGCTCCTGCTGGAGCCGCCCACGGCCGCGCGCGCGGCGGCGGCCGTCCGCTCGGAGGACCTCGCCTTCCTGCGCGCCCACGTCGGCGCCGACGCCCCGCCGCACGACAGCGGGGAGCTGGACGCGCTGGTGCGGGCGGACGAGCTGCTGCACGGGCGGCTCGCCACCATGGCCGGCAACACCGTGGTGGCGGACACCCTGGAGCGGCTCTTCGTCCGGTCCCGCTCGTTCCGGTCCTTCTACACCCGGGAGGGCGCCGTCCACATCACCCGGCTCGAGCACGAGGCTGTGGTGCTGGCGATCTCCCGGGGCGACGGACCCGGCGCCGCGGCGGCGATGACCGCGCACCTGGAGGCCGCCGCCGAGCGGATGCTCGGCTCACTGGCCTGA
- a CDS encoding GntR family transcriptional regulator, which produces MADPDGPDNPSPARAGAPRSFVAGYVYGTLREDLLTGRVPPGERLNLDALARRLHVSNTPVRQALAALTAEGLTVRLPNRGYRASPLLDGRVIEELYEYRLLVEPPTAAGAARQPGPHRDGGLLALADPSPPGPDTGPTHRDVGFHLALARGAGNRVVADALAHVLGRGCEYHLYGNAEAVARTAEEHRLVAEAVIAGEPDRARTAMHAHLSSALRRLRTALDRRSLSSPAPQS; this is translated from the coding sequence ATGGCCGACCCCGACGGCCCCGACAACCCGTCGCCCGCCCGCGCCGGAGCGCCTCGCAGCTTCGTGGCCGGCTACGTCTACGGCACCCTCAGGGAGGACCTGCTCACCGGCCGTGTCCCCCCGGGCGAGCGGCTCAACCTCGACGCCCTGGCCCGCCGGCTGCACGTCTCCAACACCCCGGTCCGCCAGGCGCTCGCCGCCCTGACCGCCGAGGGCCTCACCGTCCGGCTGCCCAATCGCGGCTACCGCGCCTCGCCGCTGCTGGACGGCCGCGTCATCGAGGAGCTCTACGAGTACCGGCTGCTGGTGGAACCGCCCACCGCGGCCGGGGCCGCCCGGCAACCCGGCCCGCACCGCGACGGGGGACTGCTGGCCCTCGCCGATCCGTCCCCGCCGGGTCCGGACACCGGTCCCACGCACCGCGACGTCGGCTTCCACCTGGCCCTGGCCCGGGGCGCCGGCAACCGCGTGGTGGCCGACGCACTCGCCCACGTGCTCGGCCGCGGCTGCGAGTACCACCTCTACGGGAACGCCGAGGCGGTCGCCCGGACGGCCGAGGAACACCGCCTGGTCGCCGAGGCCGTGATCGCCGGCGAACCGGACCGGGCCCGCACGGCGATGCACGCGCACCTGAGCAGTGCGCTGCGACGGCTGCGCACGGCCCTCGACCGACGCTCGCTCAGTTCCCCCGCTCCACAATCCTGA